A genomic window from Oceanobacillus timonensis includes:
- the clpP gene encoding ATP-dependent Clp endopeptidase proteolytic subunit ClpP yields MNLVPTVIEQTNRGERAYDIYSRLLKDRIILLGSGIDDNVANSIVAQLLFLEAEDPGKDISLYINSPGGSITAGMAIFDTMNFIKSDVSTICIGMAASMGAFLLNAGEKGKRFALPNSEIMIHQPLGGTQGQATDIEIHANRIIEIKRRMNRIMSENTGQPLEVIEHDTERDKFMSAEQSKEYGLIDDIFERKE; encoded by the coding sequence ATGAATTTAGTACCTACAGTTATTGAACAAACAAATCGTGGTGAACGTGCATATGATATTTACTCCCGTTTATTAAAAGACCGGATTATTCTGCTTGGAAGCGGCATTGATGACAATGTGGCCAATTCCATTGTAGCACAGCTTTTATTCTTAGAAGCAGAAGATCCAGGAAAAGATATTTCTTTATATATTAATTCTCCTGGTGGTTCTATCACAGCCGGTATGGCCATCTTTGATACAATGAACTTCATTAAATCAGATGTATCTACCATCTGCATTGGTATGGCAGCTTCTATGGGAGCATTCTTGCTTAACGCTGGTGAAAAAGGCAAACGTTTTGCATTGCCAAACAGTGAGATTATGATTCACCAGCCTCTAGGTGGTACGCAAGGTCAAGCAACAGACATCGAAATTCATGCTAATAGAATTATTGAAATTAAAAGACGTATGAATCGCATCATGTCTGAAAATACTGGTCAGCCTTTAGAAGTTATTGAGCATGATACAGAGCGCGATAAATTCATGAGTGCAGAACAGTCTAAAGAATATGGCTTGATTGATGACATTTTTGAACGTAAAGAATAA